A portion of the bacterium genome contains these proteins:
- a CDS encoding NCS2 family permease, protein MLERLFQLSKHGTSVSTEVLAGATTFMTMSYIVVVQPALFAQAGIDFGAVLMATCLSAALASLVMGLWANYPVALAPGMGENFFFIYTIVLGLGVPWQNALGMVFLSGVIFILLSCFNIREMVLDAIPDGLRQAITAGIGAFILVIGLGHAGVLVRDQALWSRLLAPEGLPSLFTRGNFAALVDLFRVYGPFPGLDRVHLVALTALAASVLLLWIRVRGALLLGMLTAGAVAYALDLMQWHGLCAVPPDIRPTLFKLELGGLFTWKLFPLVLVFLFMDLFDTIGTLVGVSEQAGLTGPDGRLPRARQALLSDAVGTAAGALLGTSTVTSYIESAAGVQAGGRTGLTAVVCAAFFLLATFFSPLASSVGSGVTTASGITLYPVTAAALIIVGAMMLRSLGRLRGHSWQTWVSGVLVVVGMPLTYSIADGLALGFVSYPLLHLASGRGKQVSWLIYALGSIFVFRYLFL, encoded by the coding sequence ATGCTCGAAAGACTGTTCCAGCTAAGCAAGCACGGTACGAGCGTATCCACCGAGGTGCTGGCCGGGGCCACCACGTTCATGACCATGTCCTATATCGTGGTGGTGCAGCCCGCGCTTTTTGCCCAGGCCGGGATCGATTTCGGCGCGGTGCTGATGGCCACCTGTCTGAGCGCGGCTCTGGCCAGTCTGGTGATGGGTCTCTGGGCCAACTATCCGGTGGCCCTGGCCCCGGGCATGGGGGAGAATTTCTTTTTCATCTACACGATTGTCCTGGGGCTGGGCGTCCCCTGGCAGAACGCCCTGGGGATGGTGTTCCTGAGCGGGGTGATCTTCATCCTGCTCTCCTGCTTCAATATCCGCGAGATGGTGCTGGATGCGATCCCGGACGGGCTGCGCCAGGCGATCACCGCCGGGATCGGGGCGTTCATCCTGGTGATCGGGCTGGGGCACGCCGGGGTGCTGGTGCGCGACCAGGCGCTCTGGAGCCGGTTGCTCGCCCCGGAGGGACTGCCCAGCCTGTTCACCCGCGGCAATTTCGCGGCCCTGGTCGACCTGTTCCGGGTCTACGGCCCGTTCCCTGGGTTGGACCGGGTGCACCTGGTGGCCCTGACCGCCCTGGCGGCCAGCGTTCTGCTGCTGTGGATCCGGGTGCGCGGTGCGCTGCTGCTGGGCATGCTGACCGCGGGGGCGGTGGCCTATGCGCTGGACCTGATGCAGTGGCACGGGCTGTGCGCCGTCCCGCCTGACATCCGGCCGACCCTGTTCAAGCTTGAGCTGGGCGGGCTTTTCACCTGGAAACTGTTCCCGCTGGTGCTGGTGTTCCTGTTCATGGACCTGTTCGACACGATCGGCACGCTGGTCGGGGTGAGCGAGCAGGCGGGACTTACCGGCCCGGATGGCCGTCTGCCGCGCGCCAGGCAGGCCCTGCTGTCGGACGCTGTGGGCACCGCGGCCGGGGCGCTGCTGGGCACCAGCACGGTGACCAGCTACATCGAGAGCGCGGCCGGGGTGCAGGCTGGCGGGCGCACCGGACTTACCGCCGTGGTCTGCGCCGCCTTTTTCCTGCTGGCCACGTTCTTCTCCCCGCTGGCCTCCAGCGTGGGCAGCGGTGTGACCACCGCCAGCGGTATCACCCTCTATCCGGTCACCGCGGCCGCCCTGATCATCGTGGGGGCCATGATGCTGCGCTCGCTGGGGCGTCTGCGCGGCCATTCCTGGCAGACCTGGGTCTCCGGCGTGCTGGTGGTGGTGGGCATGCCACTGACCTACAGCATAGCGGACGGCTTGGCGCTGGGGTTTGTCAGCTACCCGCTGCTGCACCTGGCAAGCGGCCGCGGGAAACAGGTGAGCTGGCTGATCTATGCCTTGGGCTCGATTTTCGTTTTTCGCTACCTTTTTCTTTGA
- a CDS encoding HD-GYP domain-containing protein, translating into MPEKYIPIPLRKIIVDSIPDFDLYLSQNSRFVLYKKGNYRFEQENLDSLIENNVSSMFVQLSDYGRFERYSRKAEGQGKDKKDSGRIGQESLLLFHNELREHYFVIDPKVIPAGAVLDFPIFLRNSSELQAIPDSCLDSDCRWEFKGKGDLENQELFIGRESLLRYRQIVEQRLRDIDTDSSANGNRLLLKAVSLREFTKLILQDLLDDPTSSARMTSLKNVINYMVDFILQHRSAFHSLMVIHSHDLYTYVHSVNVCTFSVALGATIGLPLYPDIYILGLGGMLHDLGKKKIDPVILNKPEALTEGESETVRKHVMLGVNMLRQHKDVPEEVVRMVFEHHERLDGSGYPRKLKGEQISMFGRIAAIVDVYDTMTTDYPYRKKYRPFDALNHLHLCSGQFDPNLTREFILLLGRQFEQNGIA; encoded by the coding sequence ATGCCCGAAAAGTACATCCCGATCCCGCTGAGAAAGATCATAGTCGATTCCATCCCGGATTTCGACCTCTATCTTAGCCAGAACAGCCGGTTTGTCCTTTACAAGAAGGGCAATTACAGGTTCGAGCAGGAGAACCTCGACTCCCTGATCGAGAACAATGTCAGCTCGATGTTCGTCCAGCTGTCCGATTACGGCCGTTTCGAGCGCTACAGCCGCAAAGCCGAGGGTCAGGGTAAAGACAAAAAGGATTCCGGGCGGATCGGGCAGGAAAGTCTATTACTGTTCCACAACGAATTGCGCGAACATTACTTTGTGATCGACCCCAAGGTCATTCCTGCCGGTGCGGTTCTCGATTTCCCGATATTCCTGCGCAACAGCTCCGAACTTCAAGCCATACCGGACAGTTGCCTGGACAGCGACTGCAGATGGGAATTCAAAGGAAAAGGCGACCTGGAGAACCAGGAGCTGTTCATCGGCCGCGAAAGCCTCCTCCGCTACCGGCAGATAGTCGAGCAGAGGCTGCGGGACATAGACACAGACAGTTCCGCCAACGGAAACCGGCTGCTGCTGAAAGCCGTCTCCCTGCGCGAGTTCACCAAGCTCATCCTCCAGGACCTTCTGGATGATCCGACCAGCAGCGCGCGGATGACCAGCCTGAAAAACGTGATCAACTACATGGTGGATTTCATCCTTCAGCACCGCAGCGCTTTCCACTCGCTGATGGTGATCCACTCTCACGACCTCTACACCTACGTCCATTCGGTCAATGTCTGCACGTTCAGCGTGGCACTGGGCGCCACCATCGGGCTGCCGCTTTATCCCGACATCTACATCCTGGGCCTGGGCGGGATGCTGCACGACCTGGGCAAGAAAAAGATCGACCCCGTAATTCTGAACAAGCCCGAGGCCCTGACAGAGGGGGAGAGCGAGACTGTCAGAAAGCATGTCATGCTCGGGGTGAACATGCTGCGCCAGCACAAGGATGTTCCCGAGGAGGTGGTGCGGATGGTGTTCGAGCACCACGAGCGGCTGGACGGCAGCGGATATCCGAGAAAACTGAAAGGCGAGCAGATTTCGATGTTCGGCCGGATCGCCGCGATCGTGGATGTCTACGACACAATGACCACGGACTACCCGTACCGGAAGAAATACCGGCCTTTCGACGCCCTGAACCACCTGCACCTCTGCTCCGGACAGTTCGACCCCAACCTGACCCGCGAGTTCATCCTCCTGCTCGGGCGCCAGTTCGAGCAGAACGGAATAGCCTGA
- a CDS encoding NFACT RNA binding domain-containing protein: MNHMQIERLLAETGPRVAGGWVRKVWQPDQWHFQLELYAAGLTRFLTVVTTPGACGLYLSDSRLGPAPSEAPQFCDKLRSDLTGKSLVHLEQTPHERILSLDFAAHPGAPLERRLVLELFSAAADCYLLDPEGTVLALLHPGPARKRRNFPGSAFTPAPPGKPGQALEQSDALEELRASRGLPDYNSAVQLALEESAATAVLEQARQEARRAVSRELGRLEALERDFRRKIEAAAQADRLRECGEILAAHFNSLRRGQDRVRLPDFYRHDRMAMRDIELDPALSPRDNLERYFKRARKLTAGAEFAAKQIETIAGRRAPLGAALEKIETLESAEELQAVLAALNLARPSGAKAARKAAQDAPRLPYREFVSADGAAILVGRGGKDNDQLTFRHGHGRDLWLHVAGAAGAHVILRCDKESAFTEEALLDAAHLALFYSDQKEADSADVDYTLCKYVSKPKGLPPGKVNLSQRRTLRLRREKARLDRLLGRDDLAGRA, from the coding sequence ATGAACCACATGCAGATTGAACGCCTGCTGGCCGAGACCGGTCCACGGGTCGCGGGAGGCTGGGTGCGCAAGGTCTGGCAACCCGACCAGTGGCATTTCCAGCTCGAGCTATACGCCGCCGGCCTGACCCGTTTCCTGACTGTTGTCACCACCCCCGGCGCGTGCGGCCTCTACCTGAGCGACAGCCGGCTCGGACCGGCGCCGTCCGAGGCCCCGCAGTTCTGCGACAAGCTGCGCAGCGACCTGACCGGTAAAAGCCTGGTCCACCTGGAACAGACTCCCCACGAGAGGATCCTGAGCCTCGATTTCGCCGCGCATCCCGGCGCCCCGCTGGAGCGCCGCCTGGTGCTGGAGCTGTTTTCCGCCGCGGCGGACTGCTACCTTCTGGACCCGGAGGGGACTGTCCTGGCCCTTCTGCACCCCGGCCCGGCGCGCAAGCGGAGGAATTTCCCGGGCAGCGCATTCACTCCAGCGCCGCCGGGCAAGCCCGGCCAGGCCCTCGAACAGTCCGACGCGCTGGAGGAGCTGCGCGCCTCCCGCGGCCTGCCCGATTACAACAGCGCGGTGCAGCTCGCCCTGGAGGAATCGGCGGCCACGGCGGTCCTGGAGCAGGCACGCCAGGAGGCCCGTCGCGCGGTGAGCCGTGAGCTGGGCCGTCTGGAGGCCCTGGAGCGGGATTTCCGCCGCAAGATCGAGGCTGCGGCCCAGGCCGACCGGCTGCGCGAGTGCGGCGAGATACTGGCCGCCCATTTCAACAGCCTGCGACGGGGCCAGGACCGGGTGCGCCTGCCGGATTTCTACCGCCACGACCGTATGGCCATGCGCGATATCGAGCTCGATCCGGCCCTTTCGCCGCGGGACAACCTGGAGCGCTATTTCAAGCGTGCGCGCAAGCTGACCGCCGGGGCCGAGTTCGCCGCGAAGCAGATCGAAACCATCGCCGGACGGCGCGCACCCCTGGGCGCGGCCCTGGAAAAGATCGAAACACTGGAGAGCGCCGAAGAGCTTCAGGCGGTCCTGGCCGCGTTGAACCTGGCCCGGCCCTCTGGCGCGAAAGCCGCCCGCAAGGCGGCCCAGGACGCCCCGCGGCTGCCCTACCGCGAGTTCGTCTCGGCGGACGGCGCGGCGATCCTGGTCGGGCGCGGCGGCAAGGACAATGACCAGCTCACGTTCCGTCACGGCCACGGCCGCGACCTCTGGCTGCACGTGGCCGGTGCGGCCGGGGCCCACGTGATTCTGCGCTGCGACAAGGAGAGCGCGTTCACCGAAGAAGCCCTGCTGGATGCCGCCCACCTGGCGCTTTTCTACAGCGACCAGAAAGAGGCGGATTCGGCGGATGTGGATTACACCCTGTGCAAGTATGTCTCCAAACCCAAGGGGCTGCCGCCGGGCAAGGTCAACCTGAGCCAGCGGCGCACCCTCCGTCTGCGCCGGGAAAAGGCCCGCCTCGACCGTCTGCTCGGGCGGGACGACCTGGCCGGACGGGCCTGA
- a CDS encoding DUF4832 domain-containing protein, whose amino-acid sequence MLTAALLACAALKAAVVEPAQSDETLLNPGRGFATTHLFNDGLEGILHPKCTIAQFRWYWDELEPEEGRIDFRMIDSLLAQAHANGQRLNFRVMCQNGVMHVPDWVRRAGAKGQKYQDDPKNWQPHYNDPVFLEKHAKFIAALGARYDGHPDVDCVDIGSVGRWGEWHTGGTGMEMPDDSTQAKVIDMYLNSFHKTPLIMLIGAGFGLGYAVEHGAGWRADCLGDMGGFREDWNHMEDFYPQALAGANAGEVWKHAPVVFETCWTMQYWYDKGWDVDSILTAALDWHVSILNNGSESVPEAWWPKVQQFEKKMGYRFRLVRLRHPNRLAPGGTFMFDMDWENQGVAPCYLRHTLALRLRNVSTGGTWEVPTDVDITGWLPGPVPLQSSVVLPADMPSGEYELALALLDPYSGKPAIRLANAGRDEDGWYTLSRIRLR is encoded by the coding sequence ATGCTGACAGCCGCGCTGCTGGCCTGCGCCGCGTTGAAAGCCGCTGTGGTGGAGCCGGCGCAGTCGGATGAGACCCTGCTCAACCCGGGGCGCGGTTTCGCCACCACGCACCTGTTCAACGACGGTCTGGAGGGAATCCTGCACCCGAAATGCACCATCGCCCAGTTTCGCTGGTACTGGGACGAGCTGGAGCCGGAGGAGGGGCGGATCGATTTCCGCATGATCGACAGCCTGCTGGCCCAGGCCCATGCCAACGGCCAGCGCCTCAATTTCCGGGTGATGTGCCAGAACGGGGTGATGCACGTGCCGGACTGGGTGCGCCGGGCCGGGGCCAAGGGGCAGAAATACCAGGACGATCCCAAAAACTGGCAGCCGCACTACAACGACCCGGTGTTCCTGGAGAAGCACGCCAAATTCATCGCCGCACTGGGGGCGCGCTACGACGGGCACCCGGATGTGGACTGCGTGGACATCGGCTCCGTGGGCCGCTGGGGCGAGTGGCACACCGGCGGCACCGGGATGGAGATGCCGGATGACTCCACCCAGGCGAAAGTGATCGACATGTACCTGAACAGCTTCCACAAGACCCCGCTCATCATGCTGATCGGCGCCGGTTTCGGCCTGGGTTACGCCGTGGAGCACGGCGCCGGCTGGCGCGCCGACTGTCTGGGTGACATGGGCGGGTTCCGGGAGGACTGGAACCATATGGAGGATTTCTATCCCCAGGCCCTGGCCGGCGCCAACGCCGGAGAGGTCTGGAAACACGCCCCGGTGGTCTTCGAGACCTGCTGGACCATGCAGTACTGGTACGACAAGGGCTGGGACGTGGACAGCATCCTCACCGCAGCCCTCGACTGGCACGTCTCGATCCTCAACAACGGCTCCGAGTCGGTGCCGGAGGCCTGGTGGCCCAAGGTGCAGCAGTTCGAGAAAAAGATGGGCTACCGTTTCCGCCTGGTCCGCCTGCGCCACCCCAACCGTCTGGCCCCAGGCGGCACTTTCATGTTCGACATGGACTGGGAGAACCAGGGCGTGGCCCCCTGCTATCTGCGTCACACCCTGGCCCTGCGCTTGCGCAACGTGTCCACCGGCGGGACCTGGGAGGTGCCCACGGACGTGGACATTACCGGCTGGCTGCCCGGCCCGGTGCCGCTCCAGTCGAGCGTGGTCCTGCCGGCCGACATGCCCTCCGGCGAGTACGAGCTTGCCCTGGCCCTGCTGGATCCCTATTCCGGCAAGCCGGCCATTCGCCTGGCCAACGCGGGACGGGACGAGGACGGCTGGTACACGCTGAGCCGCATCCGTCTGCGCTGA
- a CDS encoding GDSL-type esterase/lipase family protein: MLRHGFGKLLLGVALGVMLCQSGLSGQQERFERWEKDIRGLEARSRENGFPAPGVIVFTGSSSVHGWDSLEQDMAPLKVINCGFGGSQIDEATYFANRIVIPYMPSRVVIYSGDNDIASGKSPETVAADFRAFVERLRASIPGEPVYFLSIKPSTARWKLWDKIQKANALIRGYCEGEKRVFYVDVATTLLGPDGKPDVSLYQEDGLHLNADGYARWTAIVKPLLSEPLPGDGQ; encoded by the coding sequence ATGTTAAGGCACGGTTTCGGGAAATTGCTGTTGGGCGTGGCCCTGGGGGTGATGCTGTGTCAGTCCGGCCTGTCCGGGCAGCAGGAACGTTTCGAGCGCTGGGAAAAGGACATCCGCGGGCTGGAGGCCCGCAGCCGTGAGAACGGTTTCCCCGCGCCGGGCGTGATCGTGTTCACCGGCAGCTCGAGTGTCCACGGCTGGGACTCGCTGGAACAGGACATGGCCCCGCTCAAGGTGATCAACTGCGGGTTCGGTGGCTCCCAGATCGATGAGGCCACCTACTTTGCCAACCGGATCGTGATCCCCTACATGCCCTCGCGCGTGGTGATTTATTCCGGTGACAACGATATCGCGAGCGGCAAAAGCCCCGAGACCGTGGCCGCCGATTTCCGCGCCTTCGTGGAGCGCCTGCGCGCCTCGATCCCGGGCGAGCCGGTCTATTTCCTCTCGATCAAGCCCAGCACGGCGCGCTGGAAGCTCTGGGACAAGATACAGAAAGCCAACGCGCTCATCCGCGGGTACTGCGAGGGGGAAAAGCGGGTGTTCTACGTGGACGTGGCCACGACCCTGCTGGGCCCGGACGGCAAGCCGGACGTTTCGCTGTACCAGGAGGACGGGCTGCATCTGAACGCGGACGGGTATGCCCGCTGGACCGCGATCGTGAAGCCGCTCCTGTCTGAGCCGTTGCCCGGGGACGGGCAGTGA
- a CDS encoding ABC transporter ATP-binding protein has protein sequence MNITIDGLSKTYRGGIQALKRIDLKIEQGLFGLLGPNGAGKTTLMRILVTLLEPSTGTARYGELDLKRDRARVRACLGYLPQQFSTFPKLRTWEFLSYAASLAGLRGAARRGAVERMLETVGLYEARDRMAGKLSGGMKRRLGIAQALIGEPRVLVVDEPTVGLDPEERLRFRNILSEMSSRDMVILLSTHIVGDISSSCERMAMLNHGELVYDGSPEALVAATRGHAWLVHALDSELDNLRENWSVISTVPAADGWEVQVVGDKPDGFNAEPIEPNLEHAYVHFLEQKLGEKLDHDDAD, from the coding sequence ATGAACATCACTATCGACGGTTTGAGTAAAACTTACCGCGGTGGAATCCAGGCCCTGAAACGAATCGACCTGAAGATCGAGCAGGGACTGTTCGGCCTGCTGGGGCCCAACGGTGCGGGCAAGACCACCCTGATGCGGATCCTGGTGACTCTGCTCGAGCCCTCCACCGGCACAGCCCGCTATGGCGAACTTGACCTTAAGCGCGACCGGGCCAGGGTGCGCGCCTGCCTGGGCTATCTGCCCCAGCAGTTCAGCACGTTCCCCAAGCTGCGCACCTGGGAGTTCCTCTCCTACGCCGCCAGCCTGGCCGGCCTCAGGGGCGCCGCCCGGCGCGGGGCCGTGGAACGGATGCTCGAGACAGTGGGCCTGTACGAGGCCCGCGACCGCATGGCCGGCAAGCTCTCCGGCGGCATGAAACGCCGCCTGGGGATAGCTCAGGCCCTGATCGGCGAGCCGCGCGTGCTGGTGGTGGACGAACCGACTGTCGGCCTGGACCCGGAGGAGCGCCTTCGTTTCCGTAACATCCTGTCCGAGATGAGTTCACGGGATATGGTGATCCTGCTCTCGACCCATATCGTGGGCGACATCTCAAGCTCCTGCGAGCGCATGGCCATGCTCAACCACGGCGAACTGGTGTACGACGGTTCCCCGGAGGCGCTGGTGGCCGCCACCCGCGGGCACGCCTGGCTCGTTCACGCCCTGGACAGCGAGCTGGACAACCTCCGCGAGAACTGGTCCGTGATCTCGACCGTGCCGGCGGCGGACGGTTGGGAGGTGCAGGTGGTGGGTGACAAGCCGGACGGTTTCAACGCCGAGCCAATCGAGCCGAACCTCGAACATGCCTATGTGCATTTCCTGGAGCAGAAACTGGGCGAAAAGCTCGATCACGACGACGCGGACTGA
- a CDS encoding efflux RND transporter periplasmic adaptor subunit, with product MKTAFRALPWLVLLAAACGSQPSTSQSDVEIPVSVEEVAKKPIEEFVIATGTVNADGDASMVSETAGFYRLGINSSTGKEFALGDRVRKDQIVVFLDNPEQENDIRIEVKKMAMESAQREFEKQKSIFEKGGVTERDLKTAEQTAIDSRYSFENAQMQLAKLKVKAPFDGLIVELPYFTRGVKVNQNTTLFRVMDYSRLNLDVSLPGKLLGKIQTGQNARVMNYSIPDKVLDGRVTEVSPALASDTRAFQASLQIDNPEQVLRPGMFVKAEIVTARADSAVVIDKDIILTRGNRRILYVVNRGIAQERRITLGLENPDQVQVTEGLDPQDRLVVKGFETLRDGSRVKITQ from the coding sequence GTGAAAACTGCATTCCGGGCCTTACCCTGGCTCGTGCTGCTGGCGGCGGCCTGCGGGAGCCAGCCCTCGACGAGCCAGTCGGACGTGGAGATACCGGTTTCGGTGGAAGAGGTGGCGAAAAAGCCCATCGAGGAGTTCGTGATCGCCACCGGGACAGTCAACGCCGACGGTGACGCCAGCATGGTCAGCGAGACCGCCGGTTTCTACCGCCTGGGAATCAACTCGTCCACCGGCAAGGAGTTCGCTCTGGGCGACCGGGTTAGAAAAGACCAGATCGTGGTCTTCCTGGACAACCCGGAGCAGGAGAACGATATCCGGATCGAAGTCAAGAAAATGGCCATGGAGAGCGCCCAGCGGGAGTTTGAAAAGCAGAAGTCGATTTTCGAGAAAGGCGGCGTGACCGAGCGCGACCTCAAGACTGCCGAGCAGACCGCCATCGACTCGCGCTACAGTTTTGAAAACGCACAGATGCAACTGGCCAAGCTCAAGGTGAAAGCCCCGTTCGACGGGCTGATTGTGGAGCTGCCATATTTCACCCGCGGGGTGAAAGTCAACCAGAACACAACCCTGTTCCGGGTGATGGACTACAGCCGCCTGAACCTGGATGTCAGCCTGCCGGGCAAGCTGCTGGGCAAGATCCAGACCGGGCAGAACGCGCGGGTGATGAACTACTCCATCCCGGACAAGGTGCTCGACGGCCGCGTGACCGAGGTCTCCCCGGCCCTGGCAAGCGACACCCGGGCTTTCCAGGCCAGCCTCCAGATCGACAACCCGGAGCAGGTCCTGCGTCCCGGCATGTTCGTCAAGGCCGAGATCGTGACCGCCCGCGCCGACAGCGCCGTGGTGATCGACAAGGACATCATCCTCACGCGCGGCAACCGGCGCATCCTCTACGTGGTCAACCGCGGGATCGCCCAGGAGCGCCGGATCACCCTGGGCCTGGAGAACCCGGACCAGGTGCAGGTCACCGAGGGCCTTGACCCTCAGGACCGCCTGGTGGTCAAGGGGTTCGAGACGCTGCGCGACGGTTCCAGGGTGAAAATCACCCAGTGA
- a CDS encoding Crp/Fnr family transcriptional regulator encodes MAENSNIQQYEPGQVILRENAPGDSAYIILSGLVEVTKRIEGQPVVLVRLGPGSIFGEMSLLDGSPRSATATALEPTRVSVIDARRFNTIMQSIPREVRPLFSSLSERLRNTSRQVSALSLRERLLYSICRILTWLAATRGTAAGSGCVLGYRETLLELCRVLAFSEERIEQAVRDLAGSGLIRIEAGERPEESALFVDEPEQLTAFVEFLTERLAHIPGFPPPGRKFAVLSERAREALYYLKNQCGRLPRDAAGRCHYDFDRYVKEIVNGLGWGVKDAILKLQELAASGAVRLDKLSPLTEGKAIVYDAADITRAQTILLQAEDFEKTWRELLRREER; translated from the coding sequence ATGGCTGAGAACTCCAACATCCAACAGTACGAGCCAGGGCAGGTGATCCTGCGCGAGAACGCGCCCGGCGATTCTGCTTACATCATCCTGAGCGGCCTGGTCGAGGTGACCAAGCGCATCGAGGGCCAGCCGGTGGTGCTGGTGCGCCTGGGGCCGGGCAGCATTTTCGGCGAGATGTCGCTGCTGGACGGCAGCCCGCGCTCGGCCACGGCCACCGCGCTGGAGCCGACCCGGGTTTCGGTGATCGACGCCCGGCGTTTCAATACGATCATGCAGAGCATCCCGCGCGAGGTGCGTCCGCTGTTTTCCTCGCTCAGCGAGCGGTTGCGCAACACCAGCCGTCAGGTGAGCGCCCTGTCGCTGCGCGAGCGTCTGCTCTACAGTATCTGCCGTATCCTGACCTGGCTGGCCGCCACGCGCGGGACCGCCGCCGGGAGCGGGTGCGTGCTGGGCTACCGCGAGACCCTCCTGGAGCTGTGCCGGGTGCTGGCTTTCTCCGAGGAGCGGATCGAGCAGGCGGTGCGTGACCTGGCTGGCAGCGGCCTCATCCGGATCGAGGCGGGGGAGCGGCCCGAGGAAAGTGCGCTTTTCGTGGATGAGCCCGAGCAGCTTACCGCTTTCGTCGAGTTCCTGACCGAGCGCCTGGCGCACATCCCGGGGTTCCCGCCGCCGGGGCGCAAGTTCGCCGTGCTCTCGGAGCGGGCGCGCGAGGCGCTGTACTACCTGAAAAACCAGTGCGGACGCCTGCCGCGGGATGCGGCCGGACGCTGCCATTACGATTTCGACCGCTACGTCAAAGAGATAGTGAACGGCCTGGGCTGGGGCGTGAAAGACGCGATCCTGAAGCTCCAAGAGCTGGCCGCCTCCGGGGCGGTGCGCCTGGACAAGCTCAGCCCCCTCACGGAGGGGAAAGCCATAGTCTACGATGCGGCCGATATCACCCGGGCGCAGACAATCCTTCTGCAGGCCGAGGATTTCGAGAAAACCTGGCGCGAGCTTTTGCGCCGCGAAGAAAGATGA
- a CDS encoding TolC family protein, with the protein MNSPTRLQRAAGCALACLCTLSVLWSPGRAATTLTLDTALETAFGNSPDILSTKLDLERSSELLRAQQAALKSQFSLTLNPITYSRDKTFNPMFSVWSSNDSKSTSSRFTISQPLIQTDGTLKLTNTLNWQNSISDYNEVRNKSYTNNLLLSYTQPLFTYNRTKLATRRLELSLETTRLAYGVQRLSIERQVTQAFYNVYESKLSLEIAREELANRQASYDIIRNKVEGGLAARQELYQAEVDLSSSRSTVQSGEMQLANNLDRFKLLIGIPLDEEITVEADVTWQPVEVDLKKALDHGLTSRMELRQRDIDIENAKFDLTETEAQNEFRGDMTVNYGIKGNDESFSNMYDKPTRNQGVSLQFDIPLWDWGEKNHRVKASMASIRKTRLSSDNQRNNITIGVREAYRSLQNSATQIDLAELGVKNAQLTYEIDLERYKNGDLTSMDLNLSQNQLSQKKIARVQALIDYRLALLNLKIESLYDFEKNHSVLNDIETDPLGDGDKK; encoded by the coding sequence ATGAACTCCCCGACAAGACTGCAACGCGCCGCGGGGTGCGCCCTGGCCTGCCTGTGCACCCTGAGCGTGCTCTGGTCGCCGGGCCGGGCGGCCACCACACTGACCCTGGACACGGCCCTGGAGACCGCGTTCGGGAACAGTCCCGACATCCTGAGCACCAAGCTCGACCTGGAGCGCTCCAGCGAGCTGCTACGCGCCCAGCAGGCCGCGCTCAAGAGCCAGTTCAGCCTGACCCTGAACCCGATCACCTACTCCAGGGACAAGACTTTCAACCCGATGTTCTCGGTCTGGAGCAGCAACGACTCGAAGAGCACCTCCTCCCGGTTCACGATCAGCCAGCCGCTGATCCAGACCGACGGCACGTTGAAACTGACCAACACCCTGAACTGGCAGAACTCGATCAGCGATTACAACGAGGTGCGCAACAAGAGCTACACCAACAACCTGCTGCTCAGCTACACCCAGCCTCTGTTCACCTACAACCGCACCAAGCTGGCCACCCGCCGTCTGGAGCTGAGCCTGGAGACCACCCGCCTGGCCTACGGCGTGCAGCGGCTGAGCATAGAGCGCCAGGTGACCCAGGCTTTCTACAATGTCTACGAGAGCAAGCTGAGCCTGGAGATCGCCCGCGAGGAACTGGCCAACCGTCAGGCCAGCTACGACATCATCCGCAACAAGGTCGAGGGCGGCCTGGCCGCGCGCCAGGAGCTGTACCAGGCCGAGGTTGACCTGTCCAGCAGCCGTTCCACCGTGCAGAGCGGCGAGATGCAGCTGGCCAACAACCTCGACCGTTTCAAGCTCCTGATCGGCATCCCGCTGGATGAGGAGATCACGGTGGAGGCGGATGTCACCTGGCAGCCGGTCGAGGTGGACCTGAAAAAGGCGCTGGACCACGGCCTGACCAGCCGCATGGAACTGCGCCAGCGCGACATCGACATCGAGAACGCCAAATTCGACCTGACCGAGACCGAGGCCCAGAACGAATTCCGCGGCGACATGACGGTCAACTACGGCATCAAGGGCAACGACGAGTCGTTCTCCAACATGTACGACAAGCCCACACGAAACCAGGGGGTGAGTCTCCAGTTCGACATCCCGCTCTGGGACTGGGGCGAGAAAAACCACCGGGTCAAGGCCTCGATGGCCTCGATCCGCAAGACCCGGCTCTCGTCGGACAACCAGCGCAACAACATCACCATCGGGGTGCGCGAGGCCTACCGTTCGCTGCAGAACTCGGCCACCCAGATCGACCTGGCCGAGCTGGGGGTGAAAAACGCCCAGCTCACCTATGAGATCGACCTGGAACGCTACAAGAACGGCGACCTGACCAGCATGGACCTGAACCTGAGCCAGAACCAGCTGTCGCAGAAAAAGATCGCACGGGTCCAGGCCCTGATCGACTACCGCCTGGCCCTGCTGAACCTGAAGATCGAGTCGCTGTACGATTTCGAAAAGAACCACTCTGTGCTGAACGATATCGAGACCGATCCGCTCGGAGACGGCGACAAGAAATAA